GGCAAGAACAGATAAGGCGCCGTCTCCGGCGCCCGTTTCATCAATTAAACAGATTTTCACTGACGAATTAGCCTTTGATCCCGTAATGCTCCAGCATCGCATCCAGCTGCGGTTCACGGCCACGGAAGCGCTTAAACAGTTCCATGGGCTCTTCAGAACCCCCACGCGTCAGAATGTTGTCGAGGAACGACTGACCGGTATCCCGGTTGAAAATACCCTCTTCTTCAAAACGCGAGAACGCATCCGCGGCCAGCACATCCGCCCACAGGTAACTGTAATACCCTGCCGCGTAGCCACCGGCGAAAATATGGCTGAAGGCATGCGGGAAGCGCCCCCATGACGGCCCCGGCACCACAGCGACCTGTTTTTTAATCTCCGCCAGCGTTTCAAGGATTTTCGCTCCTTGCTGCGGGTCAAATTCCGCATGCAGACGGAAATCAAACAATCCGAATTCCAACTGACGCAGGATAAACAGCGCCGCCTGGTAGTTCTTCGCCGCCAGCATTTTATCCAGCAGTTCTTTCGGCAACGGTTCGCCGGTTTCGTAATGACCGGAGATAAACGCCAGCGCGTCCGGTTCCCAGCACCAGTTTTCCATAAACTGGCTCGGCAGTTCGACCGCATCCCACGGCACGCCGTTGATCCCGGAAACACCCGCGGTTTCGATACGGGTCAGCATATGATGCAGGCCGTGACCAAATTCGTGGAACAGCGTGATCACTTCGTCATGGGTGAACAGCGCCGGTTTGCCGTTGACCGGGCGGTTAAAGTTACAGGTCAGGTAGGCGACGGGTTTTTGCAGTGAACCGTCCGCTTTGCGCATCTGACCGACGCAGTCGTCCATCCACGCCCCGCCGCGCTTGTGCTCACGCGCATACAGATCGAGATAGAAGCTGCCACGCAGTTCGTTGTTTTCGTCATACAGTTCGAAGAAACGCACGTCCGGATGCCAGACCTCCACGTCATTACGCTCTTTGGCGGTAATGCCGTAAATGCGTTTCACCACTTCAAACAGGCCGTTAACGGCTTTGTTTTCCGGGAAGTACGGACGCAATTGTTCGTCGCTGATGCTGTAGAGATGCTGTTTCTGTTTTTCGCTGTAGTAAGCGATGTCCCACGGGTTCAGCTCGTCAACGCCAAACTCTGCCTTCGCGAAAGCACGCAGTTGCGCCAGCTCTTTCTCACCCTGCGGACGCGCGCGTTTTGCCAGATCGGTTAAAAACTCCAGTACCTGCTGCGGATTTTCCGCCATTTTGGTGGCAAGCGATTTAAAGGCGTAGCTTTCAAAGCCCAGCAGTTGCGCCAGTTCGTGACGCAGGGCAAGGATTTCCGCCATCACCGGGCTGTTGTCCCATTTTCCGGCGTTAGGTCCCTGATCCGACGCGCGGGTCACATAGGCGCGGTACATCTCTTCACGAAGTTGCCCGTTGTCGCAGTAGGTCATCACCGGCAGATAGCTCGGGATATCCAGCGTCAGCAGGTAACCTTCCTGTTCTTTCGCTTCGGCCTGTGCTTTTGCCGCCGCCAGCGCGCTTTCCGGCATTCCGGCCAGTGCAGCTTCGTCAGCGATCAGCTTCGTCCAGCCCATAGTGGCGTCAAGCACGTTGTTGCTGTACAGGTTACCAAGCTCAGACAGGCGGGTGGCGATCTCTCCATAACGCTGCTGCTTTTCTTTCGGCAGACCAATTCCTGAGAGTTCAAAATCACGCAGCGCGTTATCAACGGCTTTTTTCTGCGCGGTATTTAGCGTGGCGTAATGGTCGCCATCACGCAGGTCGCGGTACGCCTTATACAGACCTTCATGCTGACCGACCCAGGTGCTGTACTCTGACAACAGCGGCAGGGTTTGTTCATAGGCTTCGCGCAGTTCCGGACTGTTTTTCACCGAATTCAGATGGCTGACCGGAGAAAAAATACGGCCCAGCACATCATCCACTTCCGCAAGCTTCTGGCACAAGTTTTCCCAGGTGTACGGCGCACCTTGCGCCACCACGCGTTCCACATTTTCGCGGCAGTCGTTCAGCGCCTTGGTTACCGCCGGGACCACATGTTCCGGCTGAATTTTGGAAAAGGGAGGGAGCTCGAAAGGCGTCAGTAGAGGATTGGTCATAAGCGCTGTCCTGTTTGAAGAAGGTGAATGTAGCGCGCATCCGGCGCTGTACAATATCCCTGTAGAATGGGGATAAGTGTAGAGGATTTCAATGCCAGGCGTTGCGCTTTCGCGGCAGCGGTGACTTTTCTGTATACTGTGGCGATATGTTTTTTATTCACCCGAAAGCGTGACGCCGATCGGGCCTACGTTTATAACCTGGAACACGTTTACCCATGCTCAGTTATCGCCACAGCTTCCACGCTGGCAACCACGCAGACGTCCTTAAACACACGGTTCAGAGCCTGATCATTGAGTCGCTCAAAGAGAAAGAGAAGCCGTTTCTCTATCTGGACACCCATGCAGGCGCGGGCCGTTATCAGCTGAGCAGCGAGCAGGCTGAACGCACCGGTGAATACCTGGAAGGTATCGCCCGCATCTGGCAGCAGGACGACCTGCCTGCTGAACTGGAGCCGTACATCGGTGTGGTTGAGCACTTCAACCGTAGCGGGCAACTACGTTACTACCCGGGTTCTCCGCTGATCGCCCGTCAGCTACTGCGCGCGCAGGACAGTCTGCACCTGACGGAGCTGCATCCGAGCGATTTCCCGCTGCTGCGGGGAGAATTCCAGAAAGATGAGCGTGCCCGCGTGGCCCGTGCCGACGGTTATCAGCAGTTGAAGGCGAAGCTGCCGCCGGTCTCCCGACGCGGTTTGATCCTCATTGACCCCCCTTACGAAATTAAATCGGACTACCAGGCCGTTGTCGCCGGAATCAACGAAGGCTATAAACGGTTTGCCACCGGGACATATGCTCTGTGGTATCCGGTCGTATTACGTCAGCAAATCAAGCGCATGGTGCACGATCTCGAAGCGACCGGCATCCGTAAAATCCTGCAAATTGAGCTGGCGGTACGCCCGGACAGCGACCAGCGCGGCATGACCGCCTCGGGCATGATTGTGATCAATCCGCCGTGGAAGCTGGAAGCGCAAATGAGCACCGTGCTGCCATGGCTACACAGCAAGCTGGTGCCAGCAGGGACCGGGCATACCTCGGTAAACTGGATCGTGCCAGAGTAATCGCAGTCATCGGTGAAACCTGCTGATTTCAGGTATACAATCGCGGCAATCAGAACGGAAGGATAAGACTCATGAGCAAGCATTATGACTACATCGCCATCGGCGGTGGCAGCGGCGGTATCGCCTCGATTAACCGTGCAGCGATGTACGGCCAGAAGTGTGCGCTGATTGAAGCCAAAGAGCTGGGCGGCACCTGCGTTAACGTCGGTTGCGTCCCGAAAAAAGTGATGTGGCATGCTGCACAGATCCGTGAAGCGATCCACCTGTACGGCCCGGACTACGGGTTTGACACCACGATCAATAAATTCAACTGGGATACGCTGATTGCCAGCCGTACCGCCTATATCGACCGCATTCACACCTCGTATGACAACGTGTTGGGTAAGAATAACGTTGACGTGATCAAAGGTTTTGCCCGCTTCATCGATGCCAAAACCATCGAGGTCAACGGTGAGACCCTGACCGCCGACCATATCCTGATCGCGACAGGGGGTCGTCCGAGCCACCCGAGTATTCCGGGCGTGGAATACGGTATCGACTCCGACGGTTTCTTTGCGCTGCCGGCCCTGCCGGAGCGCGTCGCCGTCGTCGGTGCTGGTTATATCGCCGTGGAGCTGGCGGGCGTGATTAACGGTCTGGGTGCCAAAACCCATCTGTTCGTGCGTAAACACGCGCCGCTGCGCAGCTTTGATCCGATGATCACCGAAACCCTGGTCGAAGTGATGAATGCCGAAGGACCGACGCTCCATACTCACGCGATCCCGAAAGCGGTGGTCAAAAACGCCGATGGTAGCCTGACGCTCGAACTGGAAGACGGTCGCAGCGAAACGGTAGATTGCCTGATTTGGGCGATTGGTCGCGAACCGGCCACCGATAACTTCAATCTGGCGGCAACGGGCGTAAAAAC
The DNA window shown above is from Citrobacter farmeri and carries:
- the prlC gene encoding oligopeptidase A; the encoded protein is MTNPLLTPFELPPFSKIQPEHVVPAVTKALNDCRENVERVVAQGAPYTWENLCQKLAEVDDVLGRIFSPVSHLNSVKNSPELREAYEQTLPLLSEYSTWVGQHEGLYKAYRDLRDGDHYATLNTAQKKAVDNALRDFELSGIGLPKEKQQRYGEIATRLSELGNLYSNNVLDATMGWTKLIADEAALAGMPESALAAAKAQAEAKEQEGYLLTLDIPSYLPVMTYCDNGQLREEMYRAYVTRASDQGPNAGKWDNSPVMAEILALRHELAQLLGFESYAFKSLATKMAENPQQVLEFLTDLAKRARPQGEKELAQLRAFAKAEFGVDELNPWDIAYYSEKQKQHLYSISDEQLRPYFPENKAVNGLFEVVKRIYGITAKERNDVEVWHPDVRFFELYDENNELRGSFYLDLYAREHKRGGAWMDDCVGQMRKADGSLQKPVAYLTCNFNRPVNGKPALFTHDEVITLFHEFGHGLHHMLTRIETAGVSGINGVPWDAVELPSQFMENWCWEPDALAFISGHYETGEPLPKELLDKMLAAKNYQAALFILRQLEFGLFDFRLHAEFDPQQGAKILETLAEIKKQVAVVPGPSWGRFPHAFSHIFAGGYAAGYYSYLWADVLAADAFSRFEEEGIFNRDTGQSFLDNILTRGGSEEPMELFKRFRGREPQLDAMLEHYGIKG
- a CDS encoding 23S rRNA (adenine(2030)-N(6))-methyltransferase RlmJ; translation: MLSYRHSFHAGNHADVLKHTVQSLIIESLKEKEKPFLYLDTHAGAGRYQLSSEQAERTGEYLEGIARIWQQDDLPAELEPYIGVVEHFNRSGQLRYYPGSPLIARQLLRAQDSLHLTELHPSDFPLLRGEFQKDERARVARADGYQQLKAKLPPVSRRGLILIDPPYEIKSDYQAVVAGINEGYKRFATGTYALWYPVVLRQQIKRMVHDLEATGIRKILQIELAVRPDSDQRGMTASGMIVINPPWKLEAQMSTVLPWLHSKLVPAGTGHTSVNWIVPE
- the gorA gene encoding glutathione-disulfide reductase — encoded protein: MSKHYDYIAIGGGSGGIASINRAAMYGQKCALIEAKELGGTCVNVGCVPKKVMWHAAQIREAIHLYGPDYGFDTTINKFNWDTLIASRTAYIDRIHTSYDNVLGKNNVDVIKGFARFIDAKTIEVNGETLTADHILIATGGRPSHPSIPGVEYGIDSDGFFALPALPERVAVVGAGYIAVELAGVINGLGAKTHLFVRKHAPLRSFDPMITETLVEVMNAEGPTLHTHAIPKAVVKNADGSLTLELEDGRSETVDCLIWAIGREPATDNFNLAATGVKTNEKGYIVVDKYQNTSVDGIYAVGDNTGAVELTPVAVAAGRRLSERLFNNKPDEHLDYSNIPTVVFSHPPIGTVGLTEPQAREQYGDDQVKVYKSSFTAMYTAVTSHRQPCRMKLVCVGPEEKIVGIHGIGFGMDEMLQGFAVALKMGATKKDFDNTVAIHPTAAEEFVTMR